From the genome of Pseudomonas bubulae:
CATTCCTTGCCGCTGGGGATCGGGATTCTGGCGTCTTCGGCAGAGATGCTCGACGGTGCCAGCAACGGTGGCGGTACGGTGTAGGTGTCCTGGGCGTAAGCGTTGGATACCCCGGCGAGCAGGCACAGCGCCGGTGCTGTCAAAATGTGCTTCTTGATCCCGTTCATATCGCGCTCCTTGCTGGCTTGGGGCCAAAGGTTTCAATGACAACACCCACGGCGTAGACCAGCAGGGCAATCACTGTCCACCAACCATGCAGCAGGCTGGCGGCAAAAATGGTGCCTATCGCACCGGCCCAGCCCAGAAACAGGACGAAGTTGCGCAAGCCTCCTGCCCCGGTCTTGAGCAGCAGTACGCCCAGGACAAACAGCACCAGTTCGGCAAACATAGTGGTCATTGCCCCGCCGGAACCCGTCACACCGGACAATGGCATAAAGAACCGCCCTGCCGTAATGGCCAGGGCAGCCAGAGCCGCGATGATCATGATATGGGCACCCAGTTGGCGCCTGGGCGGTGCGTAGGCTGCAGAAGTACTCATCCCTTTCTCCTTAGCGATTCATGCCCGAGGGCATCACGGAAAGTGAGTGTAGCCAAGGCGGAGGAAATCGCCGGGAGGATGCAAGCGGCAGCAATCTTTGTGGGAGCGGGCTTGCTCGCGATACAGGCGGCTCGGTCTCTTTGACAGACCGAGTAGATGCCATCGCGGGCAAGCCCGCTCCCACAGGAAATGTGAGTGTCAGTGCGCCTGCTCAGCCTCCACCGGCGCATCCTTGGTCACATGCTTGACCAGTTTGCCGATAGTCAGGCCCTGGAACAGGATCGAGGACAGCACCACGATATAAGTGATACTCAGGATCAGGTCGCGCTCCGGGCCCAGCGGCAAGGCCAGGGCCAGCGCCACCGAAACACCACCGCGCAAGCCGCCCCAGGTGAGGATGCGGATCGTGCCGCGCGGCACGGTGCGCCAGCGGCGCAGCAAGACAATGGCCGGGGCCACAGTCAGCAGGCGCGACAGCAAAATGGCCACGGCCAAACCGCTGGCAGCCAGCAAATGCAGCCACGAGAACGGCAGCAGCAAGAGTTCCATGCCGATCAGCGCAAACAGCAGCGCATTGAGCATGTCATCCAGCAGCTCCCAAAAACCGTCCATGTAGCGACGGGTCATCTCGTTCATGGCCTTGTTGCGGCCCAGGTTGCCGATGATCAAACCGGCGACCACCATCGCAATCGGTGCCGATACATGCAGCTCACTGGCCATGGCCGAGCCGCCAATCACCAGGGCCAGGGTCAGCATCACTTCGATCTGGTATTGCTCGATGCTCTTGATCATGCGGTACACCAGGTAACCGATCAGGCCGCCGAACACCACGCCGCCAATGGCTTCGTGGGCGAACAGCATGGCCGTGGCGCTCAGGCTCGGGGTTTCGCCCAGTTGCACGATGCCCAACAGCACGGTGAACACCACAACGGCGGTGCCGTCATTGAACAGCGACTCCCCGACGATGGTGGTTTTCAGTGGCTTGGAGGCATTGGCTGTACGCAGCACGCCGAGCACGGCAATCGGATCGGTGGGGGAGATCAGTGCACCAAACAGCAGGCAGTACAGGAAGCTGATATGCCAGCCGAACAGGCCGAAAATCCAGTACGCGAGGCTGCCGATCACCGTAGTGGCGATCAATACGCCGACCGTGGCCAGCAAACCAATGGGCCAGCGATAGCTGCGCACGTCGTTGAAATTCACATGCAGGGCGCCGGCAAACAGCAGGAACGACAGCATCCAGTTCATCAGCAGGTCGCCGAAGTCGATCTGGCCGATCAGCTCTTGCACGCGCTCTTCCAGCCCGGGGTAACCGAGAAAGCTCAAGCCTTGCAACAGCAGGGAAAACATCAGGGCGGTGACCATCACGCCAATCGTCGGCGGCAGGCCGATAAAGCGGAAGTTCACATAAGTCAGTAGTGAGGTCAGGCAGATAAACGCAGCAACAAGCTCAAGCATCCGGGATCCTGTGGTGGCGAGAGTGAATGGAAATCCGATGGGTTCGGGTCATGTTTGGATGCAAAAACGGGCGTCAGGGGCACATCCCGGGGGTGTGGCAAACGGACGCGAAGTGCGAGGTCATTGACCACAATGCTGCACTGAGGTTGCATGGTGGCGCTTGCGGCAGTCGCAGGTTGATAACAATAAGGAGTCTGCGGTGCTGGCAACGGTGTTGGTGTTGGTCGCGGCGGTATTGCACGCGATCTGGAACACCCTGATCAAGTTCAGCGGTGAGCGCTTGCTGGTGATCGCCTGCATGGACACGGTGGCGCTGGTGGTGGTGGCGGTGCTGGTGGGGTTTGCGCAATGGCCACCGGCGGATATCTGGCCGTGGATCCTGGCGTCGGTATTTTTCGAGCTGGTGTACCGGGTGCTGCTGATCCGCGCGTATCGGGTGGGGGATCTGGGTCTGGTGTACCCGCTGATGCGCGGGCTGTCGCCATTGGTGGTGCTGGCGCTGACCCTGACCTTTGCCGGAGAAGTGCTGACCGGGCAGCAGATTATCGGTATTTTGCTGATCCCGTGCGGCATGGCCTGCCTGTTGTGGCAGGGCGGTGGCGGTGATCGCCTGCCCTGGTCGATGCTGCCGGTCGTGGCGCTGATCGGCCTGTGCATTGGTTGCTATACCTTCCTGGATGGCCAGGCTATCCGCCGCTGGTCGCACCCGCTGGATTACCTGGTGTGGGTCACGCTGCTCAGCGCCTGGCCGTTTCCGTTGCTGGCGGTTACCCGCAAGCGTGCCGCGTTTGCGCTGTTCTGGCGTACACAATGGCGATTGGGCGTGGCGGTGGGGGTTTGCGTGCTGGCCAGCTATGCGCTGGTGCTGTGGGCCATGCAACTGGGCTCGATTGCCGAGGCGGCGGCGCTGCGTGAAGTCAGTGTGATTCTGGTGGTGCTGTTCGGTATGCGTTACCTCAAAGAACCTTTCGGCGGACCGAGGCTCTTAGCCTGTGGGCTGGTGCTGATCGGCATGCTCGTGATGAAACTCTAAAAAGGAAATTCCAATGACGGTTGCTTTCTGGTGTGTGCTGATTGCCTTCTGTTTGACCTATGTGTGTACCGCCTTTGCCAAGTTCAGTGACGGCAAGTTCGGGCCCAGGCAAAACCATGATCCGCGTACGTTTCTTGACGGCCTGCAAGGGTTTGCCAAGCGTGCCCACAGTGCCCAGCTCAACAGCTTTGAAGTGACCCCGGCGTTTGCCGCGGCGGTGATCATTGCCGATATCGTCGGCAACGCCCAGCCGGTGACCATTGACGTGCTGGCGGTGCTGTTTATTACCAGTCGCATGCTCTACATCATCTGCTACCTGGCTGACTGGGCGATGCTGCGCTCCATCGTGTGGTTTATCGGCATGGGGCTGGTGGTCAGCTTCTTTTTTGTGTCGATGTAACGCAATCACCACACTGCCTGTGGGAGCGGGCTTGCTCGCGATGTCGGCGATGCGGTTTACCTGATGCGCCGCAGTGATGCCATCGCGAGCAGGCTCGCTCCCACAAGGGCAGTTACAACGGCAACGCCGCCCCTTTAGGCCACAGCAGCCAGATATTGCCCTTCTGTTTCATGTCACCTGCAATTTGCCCTGCCTCGGGGCCCGTACCGACAAAGAAGTCGGCCCGCACTTCGCCGGCAATGGCGCCGCCAGTGTCCTGGGCGGCAACCGGGCGAACGATGGGCTGGCCGTCGGCCTGGGTGGTCGATAACCACAACAGGCTGCCCAGCGGGATTACCTTGCGGTCCACGGCCACGCTGTAACCGGCCGTCAGCGGCACGTTCAGCGAGCCGCGCGGGCCTTCGTTGCTGTCGGGGTTCTGAGTGAAGAACACGTAGCTGGGGTTGCTGGCCAGCATCTCGTGGACGCGTTGCGGGTTGGCCATGGCCCAGGCGTGAATGGTGCCCATGGTCACGTCTTCTTTCTTCAATTCGCCTTGCTCGACCAG
Proteins encoded in this window:
- a CDS encoding MAPEG family protein, translating into MTVAFWCVLIAFCLTYVCTAFAKFSDGKFGPRQNHDPRTFLDGLQGFAKRAHSAQLNSFEVTPAFAAAVIIADIVGNAQPVTIDVLAVLFITSRMLYIICYLADWAMLRSIVWFIGMGLVVSFFFVSM
- a CDS encoding DMT family transporter, with the translated sequence MLATVLVLVAAVLHAIWNTLIKFSGERLLVIACMDTVALVVVAVLVGFAQWPPADIWPWILASVFFELVYRVLLIRAYRVGDLGLVYPLMRGLSPLVVLALTLTFAGEVLTGQQIIGILLIPCGMACLLWQGGGGDRLPWSMLPVVALIGLCIGCYTFLDGQAIRRWSHPLDYLVWVTLLSAWPFPLLAVTRKRAAFALFWRTQWRLGVAVGVCVLASYALVLWAMQLGSIAEAAALREVSVILVVLFGMRYLKEPFGGPRLLACGLVLIGMLVMKL
- a CDS encoding sodium:proton antiporter, with protein sequence MLELVAAFICLTSLLTYVNFRFIGLPPTIGVMVTALMFSLLLQGLSFLGYPGLEERVQELIGQIDFGDLLMNWMLSFLLFAGALHVNFNDVRSYRWPIGLLATVGVLIATTVIGSLAYWIFGLFGWHISFLYCLLFGALISPTDPIAVLGVLRTANASKPLKTTIVGESLFNDGTAVVVFTVLLGIVQLGETPSLSATAMLFAHEAIGGVVFGGLIGYLVYRMIKSIEQYQIEVMLTLALVIGGSAMASELHVSAPIAMVVAGLIIGNLGRNKAMNEMTRRYMDGFWELLDDMLNALLFALIGMELLLLPFSWLHLLAASGLAVAILLSRLLTVAPAIVLLRRWRTVPRGTIRILTWGGLRGGVSVALALALPLGPERDLILSITYIVVLSSILFQGLTIGKLVKHVTKDAPVEAEQAH